A genome region from Pangasianodon hypophthalmus isolate fPanHyp1 chromosome 11, fPanHyp1.pri, whole genome shotgun sequence includes the following:
- the cep19 gene encoding centrosomal protein of 19 kDa, with amino-acid sequence MPIIAKRCGIKFDPPSVILIYENEHTDKLRKRVMPVRNFSEYSDCSRAAERLKHHPHHAHYLDSVSLEQLVRLYTVLRDHLRGLSVEESLQEQRHSHTHQDDLNKLSDEELKRRKAQMDVLFELNRRRKDDPDFVYDLEVEFPENSSREPCSWDQSDEEF; translated from the exons ATGCCTATAATAGCCAAACGATGTGGGATTAAGTTTGATCCACCTTCAGTCATCCTCATATATGAAAATGAACATACAGACAAGCTGCGTAAAAGAGTAATGCCAGTGAGGAACTTTTCAGAATACTCAG ACTGCAGCAGGGCTGCAGAGAGACTGAAGCATCATCCCCATCACGCACATTACCTGGACTCAGTGTCACTGGAGCAGCTGGTGAGGTTATACACGGTGCTCCGGGATCACCTGCGAGGTCTCAGTGTGGAGGAGAGTCTGCAAGAACAGCGTCACTCTCACACCCATCAGGACGATCTCAACAAACTCAGTGACGAAGAGCTGAAACGCCGCAAAGCGCAAATGGACGTGCTGTTCGAGCTAAACCGGCGCCGCAAAGACGACCCAGACTTTGTGTACGACCTTGAGGTGGAGTTTCCTGAAAACAGCAGCCGGGAACCCTGCAGCTGGGACCAATCAGATGAAGAGTTTTGA
- the pigx gene encoding phosphatidylinositol-glycan biosynthesis class X protein has product MLSLYFIVTVLCFIFCGASQKDGVDCGFASSWLESVVLSVKLTKQGFHRDLVYEVRHEPTSHPVKALLLHRLPNGVYMDQYQLADLREEMGLQVLLDSVLDLESPAHISSAFSALVFLSPPEPLQAAVPVHGRYHKASSSGGWERVIIEPPRLLLRSEHCDTVDPGLPHRVVDAPCTSQNQSWCLWLEIHGLQVPSLSLELPVGDSSLNLPVCAVTTLVSLLCSAFLFRAVWKHGVF; this is encoded by the exons ATGCTAAGCTTATACTTTATAGtcactgtgttgtgttttattttttgtggagCTTCACAGAAAG ATGGTGTCGATTGTGGTTTTGCATCCTCTTGGCTTGAATCAGTGGTCCTGTCGGTGAAGCTTACTAAACAAGGCTTCCACAG GGACCTTGTTTATGAGGTTCGACATGAGCCTACATCACATCCTGTCAAGGCTTTGCTTCTTCACAGATTGCCTAATGGCGTTTACATGGATCAGTATCAGCTTGCAGATCTGAGGGAGGAAATGGGATTACAG GTGCTTCTTGATTCAGTTTTGGATCTCGAGAGCCCGGCCCATATTTCTTCTGCTTTCTCTGCACTGGTCTTTCTCAGTCCTCCTGAGCCTCTGCAGGCAGCAGTTCCTGTCCATGGCCGGTACCACAAGGCATCCAGTTCAGGAGGATGGGAACGAGTAATCATCGAACCACCAAGACTGCTGCTTCGCTCAGAACACT GTGACACTGTAGACCCTGGATTACCACACAGGGTGGTCGATGCTCCTTGCACAAGTCAGAACCAGAGTTGGTGCTTATGGCTGGAGATCCATGGATTACAG GTGCCAAGTCTGAGTCTCGAGCTTCCAGTGGGCGATTCCTCTCTGAACCTCCCTGTGTGTGCTGTAACAACACTGGTGTCTCTGCTGTGTAGTGCTTTTCTCTTCAGGGCTGTCTGGAAACATGGCGTCTTCTGA